In Cryptomeria japonica chromosome 10, Sugi_1.0, whole genome shotgun sequence, a genomic segment contains:
- the LOC131859166 gene encoding replication protein A 70 kDa DNA-binding subunit A-like, protein MASSATTSESTDHSTIDNLAKTQEYVPAPFVIQSINAGDDLPSALLQVLSFQKMQNNTDDTNRHKLVLSDGTYMQLAILPSKYATLIDSDIVKMGTIVQLSSYTCRYIWNTRQEINYVYLFKEQEPEMMYEDRPSTSKRSLQFATKLSSPQTTTSENISPIKTLNPYQNKWTIKGRVTHKRPIKAYSTTTKNGHVFSFDIVDCEGSEIRITCFDEIAKLHSNCVDIDSHYLISTGSIKEENARYNKLNSHLKITLSDASILKRCTNEEQADQQGPPFTHINELFYLTNNTLVDIIGLALYVGDIIPIHIKDGSQTHKRVVKISDLSNSTIDINLWGPTTVQNGLELKNMLTNDSVVILALRNARVGYFNGKLINITAASTLHINPTFPEAEHLTLKGKDPLLVVPFLQKLST, encoded by the exons atgGCATCTTCAGCAACCACCTCTGAATCGACAGACCACTCCACCATTGATAATTTG gcaaaaacccAAGAGTATGTCCCTGCCCCTTTTGtaattcaatctatcaatgctggGGATGACCTTCCTTCAGCATTGCTACAAGTTTTGTCATTTCAGAAAATGCAAAACAACACAGATGATACTAACAGACATAAATTAGTGTTAtctgatggcacatacatgcagtTGGCAATCTTGCCTTCTAAATATGCTACTTTGATAGATTCAGATATTGTAAAAATGGGCACGATAGTCCAGTTATCGAGTTATACATGCCgatacatatggaacacaaggCAGGAAATCAACTATG TATACCTGTTCAAAGAACAAGaaccagaaatgatgtatgaggaTAGACCGTCAACATCTAAACGATCTCTTCAGTTTGCCACTAAATTGTCATCCCCACAAACAACAACTTCTGAAAATATAAGTCctatcaaaactttgaatccataccaaaataaatggacaatcaaAGGGAGAGTTACTCATAAACGGCCTATTAAGGCATATAGCACAACCACAAAAAATGGCCATGTCTTTAGCTTTGATATTGTTGATTGTGAAGGTTCTGAAATTAGAATTACATGTTTTGATGAGATAGCTAAGTTACACTCTAACTGTGTGGACATAGATTCACATTATCTTATTTCAACGGGATCTATTAAGGAGGAAAATGCaaggtacaacaaactaaacagTCATTTAAAAATCACCTTGTCTGATGCATCCATACTAAAACGCTGCACCAATGAAGAACAAGCAGATCAACAAGGTCCTCCTTTCACGCACATTAATGAATTGTTTTATCTAACAAATAACACGTTGGTTGACATAATTGGCCTTGCTCTATatgttggagatatcattccaatACACATAAAAGATGGCAGCCAAACACACAAACGTGTTGTGAAAATTAGTGATCTATCTAattcaacaattgacatcaacctaTGGGGTCCAACGACAGTACAAAATGGCTTAGAATTGAAAAATATGTTGACCAATGATAGTGTCGTTATCCTTGCTTTACGTAATGCTCGTGTTGGCTATTTCAATGGGAAGCTTATAAACATAACAGCTGCAAGCACATTACATATCAACCCAACTTTTCCAGAAGCAGAGCATCTAACGTTAAAAGGAAAGGACCCTTTGCTTGTTGTACCCTTTTTGCAgaaactatccacatag